A window of Macaca mulatta isolate MMU2019108-1 chromosome 7, T2T-MMU8v2.0, whole genome shotgun sequence genomic DNA:
CGGTGTGAAGATGCCCTTTTTACCTGTCGATGTTTAATGCTGTTATTTTCCAATGCAATCAACTCtgtattatatgtataaataatgtAATTCTGCAATTGGGGAAAATAGTTACTTCACTAGTAATTTTCATCATTTAAGAGTGATATTTCTaattcacaaaaaaattaatattaaagcTATCTTGAATATACCGCTTGTTTATCTTCTGTTAAATTGGCTTAGTCTTTCCTGTACATTTTGGTTGAACTGGTTGGTATGgaattgttttgtctttttcaccCCATGTTACTAGAAGCCCCGTCAGTCACACTTGCGACGGGATGTTCAAGAACACGGCTCAGGAGGGCGTGGGCTCCGTGGCCGCCTCGCAGCCTCACCTGTCTGTGGCCACTGTGGGCAGCTGCACGTGTGCACAGGGTTTCAGGATCATGTTTCCTTACAGCTTCGAGTCCTTCTTTTGTCGTTGAAAGCCTGTGACCACACATAACAGTTTCTACAGTGAGTATGAACGTGGGACATGAACTAGCTAATCAAACtgtttacctgatttttttttttttttttttaagagacagagtcttactgtcacccaggctggagtgcagtggcgtgatctcaactcactgcaagctctgcctcctaggttcatgacattctcctgcctcagcctcctgagtatctgggactatgggcgcctgccatcacgcccagctaattttttgtattttcagtagagacggggtttcaccgtattatccaggatagtcttgatctcctgacctcatgatccgcccgtctcggcctcccaaagtgcggggattacaggtgtgagccaccctgcccggccttACCTGAGATTTTTCTTACTTGGTTGAACCAGCTCATGAGCATCTATGAGCCTAGGGCATCCCACACCTGCTCAACGAGTTACTAGAATTGCAACAGAATGTGCAGCTACCAAAcagaagaatgtttatttttttaaaaaatcatatacaaCTGGATCCTTTGAAAGCTTTATTTTGTGAGACTTTAAACCATGAAGTGTCTGAAACCTATTTCTGTAATTGATCACATTAAATTGGGGGCATGTCTTTAATTTCGGGCTTCTGAGGGGAGGTATGCTACATTTTCACCATTTGTATGAATGCAGCCACAGAAAACTTAACATCATCTGAGCCCTCAGTTTAGTTTTCTTCAGGGGAGAGATTAGTTACGGCTTGAGTTCTCAGCCTGCCCCACTCAGAGGCCCCAGCAGGGCCTCTGGATCAGGGGGCCATGAACTATGGTGTGTCTTCTAGAAAGAGAAATACAAGACACTAAGACTTGCTGTTCTAAATGAAAGAATCAGAATGGATAAATTAGACACATGCAGAGTGACCTCTGTATTAAAGTATTAGCACATTTTAGGTACTTTGGTATTTCTGTCATCTTAAAGTACTGATTGCTAGGTGCTGTCAGTTACACAGGAAGCCAAACCCAGGAGGGTCCAAAACAGCTACAGTGAACCGCGGGTGTATTTGGAAGTCAGAAGGAACTACTTTTGAAAATAAgtctaaaattcttttctgtttaagacagaatctcacctatcatccaggctggaatgaagtggtgcgatcatagctcattgcagccccaaactcctgggttcaagtgatcctcccacctcagcctcccgagtagctgggatcacgcatgtgtgccaccacacctgagtaactttttggtattttgtagagatggggtctccttatgttgcctaggctggtctcaaactcctgggctcaagcgatcctcctgcctcagcctcccaagatgctaggattataggtatgagccaccgcacctggccaagtctAGAATTCTTAACCTGGCAATCTTCCTGGTCATCTCCTTATTCTGTTTCCTGTTTGTGGAAAGTGGCAGGTGGAAATTTAATACCAGGACAATAATTACGTAAAGACTTGAGCAGTTTGGTCAGATGACCCAGCTATGTCCAAAACTTTTGCTGGCCCCGAGATGGTATCACTCGAGATGGTTAGTCCTAGCTCTGCCTCAGCCCAGTCTGTCACCCTTCGCTGGTTCTGGAGTGCACTTTGCATTTGGCCATCACAGTACTAACGCTGTCAGATATGCCCCAGTTTACTCTAGATGCATCTGTGCCAggaataaatctttatttttatggcGCTGTTCCTAAGACTGCTCTGTAGCCAAGTCGGCCAAGATGACTTCCAAACTCTAACTGCCTCATAACTGTCCCCACCACTGTCACCATGGACTCAAGCATTCAGCAGGCCCTGGGCAGATGGCAGTGAGGCAGCATCAAGGCTGGTCATGCCCTCACTCAGACGCCCTGGAAAGACGAGCTTCCCTGGGACGATTTGGGTTTTTCTCACTTGCCTTGAACTTCCTTACACTTCCGGCGTTGAAGAATGCACGCTCCTCACGGGATTAGGCCCAGAGAAAGCCAGGAAGAGGTCGGCCATGCCAGGGGTGGGTCTAGCTGGACTCTAGCCGCCTCGTGGCAGGCTGGCTGCACCGCAGGTGTGGGGGCAGCAGAGTAGGAGACGGGAGGTCACGGTCACACTGCTGTTGCCTGTCACACGAAGGCATGCACATCTGAGTGCCAGACGGAGATGGCTGACGGAGATGGCTGCGTACTGCTTCTCCCCGCAAGGCCCGCCCCACCAGTGTGGAGTGGCTCCCCTGTGCTTCTGCCTGGTGTCTTCTTTAAggtcaggagggtgaggtgggtgggcGAGGGTAGGCTCGCACAAGAAGGGCGACAGTGCAGCGGGGCAGCACGCAGGTGCTTAGCAGAGGATTGCGGGATGAACGTGTTTGAATGGGGAGGAGGACGGCTGAGGCCTCATCCTTGCTTCCGTTCTGGGTTCTGTGGGGATAATTCAAGCGCTTCAGTTGCATTGCACAGAAGAATGGAAATAATCCGGCCAGCTTTCCAGTTGGGGCGGCAGAGGCGGCAGCAGGGTGAGGTGGCCTCCTATGGGCTGAGCCAGCCTGGCCCCTCTGCCCTCAGCCCTGGCCCCCATCACAGGGCCCAGACAGACACAGGGAACCACACACAGCTAAGGCAGCCTGGGGATCCTGGCGCCTGCTGCCGAGAGCAGGCAGGTGCGAGGGCCAAGTGCAGGGCAGGAAGTCCAAGGGTGGCTGGCaggatttcccttttctccaaatctGCAGGAAATCATCACCCTTGGAATCTCCACCCTTGGACTTGGGAAGCCGATGTGGGAACCCTGCTGTGCGCCACAGACCCCCGTCACTCCtccatggagggggcctgtggaGCTGGGCTCTGGTCCCCTGCTCACCTCCATCCTGGAGGCCCAGCTGCCCTGGGCCCTGGCGTGCCGGGGGCTCTACATTGCTTCAGAGCGTTTATGTCCAAGTCCAACAAAACCAGGAGGGCCTCAAGCGGCGGGCCTTGGGATGGTCCTCCTCTTGCTTTAGGGACTTTCTTGCCTTCAGAGAGCCCCCAGCCGTGCTGCCCCCACCACGAGGAGGGTGACAGAAGTCAGGGCAGCTGATGTCCGGGGCACCAGCATCTGCAGACCACACTTGCTTTCTCAAAAAGGCCTGCAGAAGAACTGTCAAGACTTTCCCTTCATATTTTTAGGTGTAAAGAGAAGAACACGTTTCCCAAGTACACAAACACTTAATCCGTTTACATGCCCAACACTTAAGCCAGGCCCGGGGACAGGGCGCGCCCCTCCTAGCCACCACTCCCCTACCCACAGGTCCCTCTCTTGTGACCTGtgcgccccacccccacccctacacCTCCCCATCCTTCTGTCCCCCAGCCCTCCCTGCTGCTGGGCTCTGCCCACGGCCCTGGTGTCCGACTCCCCTGGGACTCCCAGGCCCTCTGTAGAGGCAGAACGGTGCCACCCCCCTGCTCAGACACCTCCCCTACAGCAAGGGCAGCCTTCAGGGTCTCAAATGGGTTTAAAAGGAGCCCAGGGAGAGGCTTGCTCTGAACATTATGGCAAGCCTCACTTCCGGGCTGTAATCTGCCCTTCTTCTTGGGCTCCTTTGACCCCCATGTGGCACAGACCGGGCACCTGTACCTATGGACTCGCTGCCCCATGCTCCCagccctttcctcctcctccagcctgcCCTCCCTCCGTATGGCCCAGAGTCCACTGTCGTGTCAGatggcctggggctggggccagaGCCACTGGAGAGCACATGAAGGAAGGGTGTCACAGATTTGTCTCAACACAGGAACAAGGAGGCCTAAACACTAGCCCGAGAAATTTAgcttttttcaaaaatatctcaTAAGTTTGGGAAGATGACAAAAAAAAGGAGGACCCAATTACTAAGTTACTTTCCAAGATAAACAAGGACTTACTAGGACTTTTCTCGTGCCCAGCAGCCCGGCCAGTGCCAGTTTCTTTGCAATGTTCCCATCCCATCCCCACGGGGAAGCAGGTTTCTTTTTCTAGGACACAAGGTACCCAACTTATTGTTGGCACTCGGCAAATAGCTCAAAGCACCCACTggcaggcctggggcagggctCCATACTCCCCAGAGACAGGTGGGCACCAGGAGCTAAAATGACAACGTGGTCACCTTGAAGCCTGTGCTCAGAAGAGACCCTGCAGGCCTGCCCTGTGCCCCGTACCACCTTGCCAGGCTGGTCGCTGAGGAGCACACAGGGCTCCAAGGACATGCCTGTGTGTGCTCCTTCCTGAGTGGTTCTTCAAATGAAAATTAAGCCacaccaggccgggcgcagtggctcacgcctgtaatcccagcactttgggaggccgaggcaggaggatcacctgaagtcaggagtttgagaccagcctgaccaacatggagaaaccccatctctagtaaaaatacaaaaaatcagccgggcgtggtggtgggcgcctgtaatcccagctactctggaggctgaggcaggagaatcccttgaacccgggaggtggaggttgcagtgggccaagatcgcaccactgcactccaacctggggaaccagcgaaactccgcctcaaaaaaaaaaaaaaaaaaaaaaattaagctacaTCAAAGCCTTCCCAACAAAATCAATTCCCCTCATGTGCCCACTAAAGCTAAAATAAAGGAATGGCTGGTAAGGACACATGTTGGACTCGGAGAATATTAAAATGCAATACTGTAACGACAGCTTATTCTTTAATAAAAGTCGGGGTGTCCAGTAGCGTCACTGGTAAGAGGTGGTGCGCTCCACGACTGACCAGCAGCGCCAGAAAAGCGCTGGGAGGGGACACGCAGAGCCCACCTTCCAACCACGCCCAACTGATCACAGAAATGCCTGCTTGTTTTGATTCATATACAAAGTTACAAAATATTCCCTGCCCCAAATTCTTAAcgaaaatgaaagaaaaccctAGAATGTGGTTTTACAAATATATTAGCCCAGAACATCCTGGGCAGCTGCGCGGGCCGCGGGTGCGGCGGGGCGCAGGGCAGCACCCAGAGCCCCAGCCAGTGCGAAACGGACGCAGGTGCGTCCCCAGCCCTCCGTGGCGTCTCAGCGGCAGATCGCCCAGGCCGGGCCCGATCGGGCCTGGTGTTGCCTCCGGAAGTCGAGACGACTGTGCTGCTCAGTATACTCAGTATCTTCCGCCTTTCCGCACTATGGTGGGCAGGCGACACTGCTGCGGGGCAGGCTTAAGGTCCTTCCGCGGATCTGTCtgtcaaagaaaaattacagacACGAAATTCAGTGGCGGCCTGGGCAGGGCGGGAGAGCAGAGCCGCCGGAGAAGCTGGCTCCGTGCTACCTTCTTGGTCGCAGGGATGCACTTCAAGGGTCTCAGCACCGGCGCTCTTCCATTTGTCCCAGATTCAAGTGCGGACTGCAGCGTGGGGCTGGAGTAAGACGACAGTTTGGCCACTCCCGAAAGCTTTAGTTTGGGCAGTTCCATGACGTAGGCCGGTCCTTGTCTCTTGGGATGGTCCTCCTCTTGCTTTAGGGACTGTTTcttgaaacagaacagaggccagTTGGACATAAAATGCTTTCCCCTTTATGgaaattaggaaaaatgaaagAGGCTCTTTTGTGCTGCTTTTGGCTAATACAATTTCTTGACCATGAGATGTGACTGGGACACATTCACCAGGTCCCAGACACCCCAAGGG
This region includes:
- the MOK gene encoding MAPK/MAK/MRK overlapping kinase isoform X17, whose product is MNFDFPFKRGSGIPLLTTNLSPQCLSLLHAMVAYDPDERIAAHQALQHPYFQEQRKTEKRALGSHRKACFPEHPVAPEPLTTSCQISKEGRKQKQSLKQEEDHPKRQGPAYVMELPKLKLSGVAKLSSYSSPTLQSALESGTNGRAPVLRPLKCIPATKKTDPRKDLKPAPQQCRLPTIVRKGGRY